The window ACCCGGATGTCCTCTTGCTGGACGAACCCACCGAAGGACTGGCTCCGGTCATCGTCGACGACCTTGCGGACGTCCTCAGCGATGTCGTCAAACGTGACGTGACGGTCATTCTGACCGAACAGAACGTCGACTTCACACTGAGTCTCTCGGAACGCGCCTACATCATCGAGAAAGGTTCGAACGTCTGGGACGGGTCCGTCGACGACCTGCGGGACCGCGACGACTTGCTCGAACAGTACCTCTCGGTCGGCAGCGCAGACGCGGACTGAGCGAATCGCTCGTCTGGGCGGCGGGGTTTCCAGAGGAACCTCCAGCCGTCGATTCTCCGACCGTTATCTCTCTACGTCGTCCATCGCGTCGACGAGTGCAGTCAGCAGTTTTCGCTCGCCGCGACGGATATTCTTCGAGACGGCGGTCGTCGAGACGTCGAACTCGGTCGCGAGGTCGGTCACGGTCGCACCACGTGGGGTCTCGTAGTGGCCTGCTCCCATCGCACGCTGAATCGTTCTCCGCTCGGTTTCGGTCAATCCCCGAACGGCGTCCAGGACGCTCTTGGCCGTGTCCACGTTCTTGATGACGTCGAAGTAGTCTTCGAACGAGATGGTCGCTTGCGACTCCACGGTAAAGTCGTTGTGCCGGTCGAGTTCGGAGAGTGCGTCGCCGACTGCCTCGTTGCGGTCGAACCCGATGTGCCAGCGCTCGCTGCCCTCGCTCGCTTCGAACGCCCCGGTGAGGTACCCACCGTTCTCACGAATCGCTCGCATCGCACTGGTCTGACCGACAGCGTTCTTGATGATTGCTTGGTCGCCACGACGCGAGAGCAACCGATAGTCTGTATGGTTGTGGTGCTCTCTGAGGGCACTGAGCCCTTGGTCGAGGGCGTCTACGCTGTCGCCTTTGACTAATACACGCGATTCGAACTGTTGTCGCGCTGTATTGTAGTCCCAGTGAAGCCCCGTGAACGACACGTCGTGGTCGATTGTGGTGTCGATGTATGGACAGTCGTATTGTACCATATCGACCATTAACGATTCCATGGGGTGAGCTATCATGATTCATGATAGATAAGTGCTTTCATCCCAAGACTCCAGTCGTCCGTTGGCACGTTCAGTTCCCGCTGTCGACCACCCGTTTTCTCGCATCGTCCATCGGCCCAACGTCTGAGGTAGCGGGGTTGTTCGGAGATTCCACTGGGCTACGGCCCCCGGGTTGCGTTCTGCCGTTCACATGTGAACCGCCCCACTTTCCGTGTATTCTTGTCATGGTATACCCATGCACAGAGAGCTACTCGCGACGGAATTCCTCGACAGGGCGAGGAGGTACTACGGCGAGATGGAAGCCGTGGTAGCGACCACTGGAGAGCGATTCACCTACGATGAACTCGGCGAGAGGGTGGACCGACTCTC is drawn from Haloferax litoreum and contains these coding sequences:
- a CDS encoding helix-turn-helix domain-containing protein, with amino-acid sequence MVQYDCPYIDTTIDHDVSFTGLHWDYNTARQQFESRVLVKGDSVDALDQGLSALREHHNHTDYRLLSRRGDQAIIKNAVGQTSAMRAIRENGGYLTGAFEASEGSERWHIGFDRNEAVGDALSELDRHNDFTVESQATISFEDYFDVIKNVDTAKSVLDAVRGLTETERRTIQRAMGAGHYETPRGATVTDLATEFDVSTTAVSKNIRRGERKLLTALVDAMDDVER